A region of the Arachis hypogaea cultivar Tifrunner chromosome 15, arahy.Tifrunner.gnm2.J5K5, whole genome shotgun sequence genome:
ttatttgacacatgatttcTGACAACTCCCAAATCTACCTCAAAGTATTTGGAACGAAAATGACATACTAAGTTTGCTGATAGCTGAACCGCTCCCAAATTGTTACAGTACACCTTAGGATGTGCAGCAATATGAATTTCAACTAGTAATTTTCTTACCTAAAGCAATTCAGCAGCTCCAATGCCTCTCTacttaggggtgttcatggatcggatccgatTCGCGTATCTCCGGTATTTATTCGAATCCAATATGAAAATTGtggatatggatccgatccgcacactAATAAGATCGGTTTGCGAATTTTATGTAGGTATCGCATATCCGTAGatctgcaaaaataaataaataactaagtaaatatttttttatattttatttcaactaataattgtcatatatgttgtattattataattttattatttaagaaaagtatgtttaatattagtgttaagtacgattttggtccctaaagtatAGGCCGAAAATTTTTTTCATCCCCAatctttttttgcatacaaaatcgtccctaaagtttagtttaattttaaaaccATCATTCGGACCAAAATACCCTTCCCATTCTTCATCAAAATACCcagtttctattcttctttttttcttttgcatcaccgcaacatctcttcttctttttcttcttcttcatcacagcaccagcaacaacaacaataaaatcagaaGCACAACCAatgtaataaagataaaaaatagaatcAGAAATACAAAGCTcagaaaattgattttttttctcaGATATACAAAGCTCAGAGAAATGTTGTACTGTGCATTGCAGCTTGTTTTCTCTACTGGTAAAGCactagaagataaaaaaaatcagaacGCAAGAATCAGAAGAACAAAACACAAAGAGATCAAAGATCAAATTAGAAGCAGAAGAAATTAGAAGCAGAAGAAATAATGAACAATAAAATCAGAATCAGAACCAGAAAATCAACTCAGAAGCAGAAGAAATTAGAAACAGAAGCAGAACGAATCAAAAATAGAATCGGAACCCTAGAGAGGACCAGTGGTAAGGACTAGCGGCGAGGATACAAAGCAGCAGCAAGGAACAGAAGCGGCGGCAAGGAATAGAAGCATCGGCGGCAGTGGTGAAGCACGACATCGACGAGGTACCCCTCTTCCTCTCCCTGACCGCgcgttttctctctctctctctctctcttcacgaGCTCTTCGACGGCGGCAAGGTGTGGCGGCAAGGCTCGCGTCTCCTCTCTCCTTCACAAGACAAGGAGCAACGGCAAGTGGCAACGAGCAGCGGCGACAAGCGAGAGGAGGATGAGCAGAACGACGACGTGGCGGATTTCCTTCTCCCCTCACGTGATTCCCTTCTCCCCACCtttccttcccccttcttcttccctcCCCCTCCTCGCGTGATTCCCTTTTTTAGGTAgggataatttggtaataaaacttaaaattttggtaaatatgatgattttaaaactaagttaaaccttagagacaattttatatgcaaaaaaagattggagacgaaaaaaattttcggcTTATACCTTAGAGACCAAAAAATTTTGCGCATATTCACGGTGTTCATCCGAATTCAATCCAAAAATTGTGGATATGGATCCAATCCGCACACTAATAGGATCGGATTGCGAATTTTATGTAGGTATCCGCATATCTACGGatccgcaaaaataaataaataaataattaaatattctttttatgttttatttcaactaataattattatatatattgtattaccataattttattattaaaaaaagtatgtttaatattattttaagagcaaacatgtttaaaagagtagaaaaaagaattttattgatatttttttaataaaaataagcttttcaaaatatttttgtgttttgcggatatatccgatctGCAAATATGTGGATTGGATCAAgattttggccatatccgatccgcgTTCACCCCCTATCTGTACTCAGCCTCGGTGCTGGACTTCAAAACATATTGTTGCTTTTTGGAACTCTAGGAAATTAGGTTCTGGCGCATATAGACACAATACCCTGCTGTAGACTTCTTATCCTCTATGTCTGAAGCCCAACCAGAATTAGAATAACCTGTGACAGCTAAAACTGAGCACTTTTGCATGTGCAGTCTAACTATTCTTGTTCCTTGTAAGTATATTAGGATTCTCTTCACTTCCTTCCACTGAGGAGCCCATGGAGCTTGCATGAATTGACTCATCTTGTTCATCGAAAATGCTAACTTTGACCTTGTAACAGTAAGATATTAAAGACTACCTACAACAGACCGATACAAACTTAGATTATTGAACACCTCGCCATCTGTGGAAGTCAGTGTCAGATTTGATGTCATTGGAGTTGGAACAGCTTTGTAGTCTTGCATTGATGCCTTTAGAAGAATATCCTTGATATACTTGGTCTGTGATAGCACCATTCCTCCATCACATGTCTTTGTTACTCCTATACCAAGAAAATAGTGAAGGGAGCCCATGTCTTTAAGTACAAAAGTCTTGTTTAGCTGCTGAATAATACTACTAATTGTGTTTGATGAGGAACATGTGAtgacaatgtcatccacatacacaAGCATAAAAGTGATTgaatcttttgtttttctcacaAAAAGACTAACATCAGACCTTGTTGGGGTGAAGCTTAAGCCTTTTAATGTTGTTGAGAGCTTAGTAAACCAGGTGTGTGTGACTTGTTTAAGACCATATAGAGAGCGGGTTAACTTGCAAACCACTTGTGAGCCACCAATTCAAAACCTCTTGGTTGAGTCATGTGAATTTCATCATGAAGATCTCTGTGTAAAAAAGCATTATTAACATCCATTTGTCTTATGTCCCAGCCTCTAGAGAGAGCCAGAGTTAGAATAATCCTTACACTTGCTGGTTTGATGACTGGACTGAAAGTCTCTTTAAAATCAATGTCTGGCCTTTAATTGAACCCTTGAGCTATCAACCTTGCCTTGTACTTGCTCACTGTGCCATGAGAATTTCATTTTACTCTAAACACCCATTTGCTTCCGACTGAAGATCTATCTTTTGGTAATTATATTAGCACCCATATTTGATTTCGCATAAATGCTGCATATTCGTCATTCATTGATTGCCTCCAATGAGGAATGGTGAGAGCTTAATTGTTAAATCTGTTGACTCACATCGGATTGTTGATTCACCTCAGCTTGAAAGACTCTAGGTTTACTAATGCACTCTTGGATCTTGTTACCATAGCATGTTTGTTTGCTGTTTACGAGGGAGGTTGTGACTGAGTATCGAAAGTTTGATGTTGATCTGCGGTTGACACGGCCTGTTCTTGAGTATCATGAGATTTGGAACTAAAAACTCTTGCCAATTCTGGTGTATGAGGCATGTGAGGCAGCTGGTTTGTGGTTTTTGGCACTAAAAGAGTAGGTTGATTATCCAAACTTGGTTAGGCTGAGCTATCCAAAGAATTCACTGGTGTAAGTACATTAGGTGGTGCAGTTGCTAACTTTTGCACTGAAATATGAGGTATTGACAAGGAAGGAACACTAGCTGATGGAGTTGAGCAAAGAACAAAACCAAAACTACTTTCTTTGTAGGGAAACACATCTTCTTGAAAATGCACATTTCTAGTAACGATGATCTTACCTCTGCTTGTGAGACACCTAAAATCTTTATACCCTAGAGTTGGTCCAAGATATACACATTGTTCTGACCGGAACTGAAACTTATGCTTGTTGTATGGCCTTGTATGAGGGtaacacaaacaaccaaacactCTTAGCATATCAAGAGGTGGAGATTGTTGCATTAGCTTCTCATAGGGTGATTGATAATTCAATACTAGAGTAGATAACAGATTAATAAGTTGGGCTGCTGTGGTAAATACTTTCTCCCAGAATTTCATAGGCAAATGAGCTTTAGCTAATAGAGTTAACCCCATAGTTGTAATATGCTTGTATTTCTGTTCTGTGGCACCATGTTGTTAGTGCATATGCGGACAAGAAAAGCAAGGGACAATTTCTTCTATTCTCAAAAAATTAGCTAAACACTACAAGGAAACCTAATTTCAGCGGCTATATTAGGGGAGCGGTCAATTAGAACCGCCGTCGCTGCTACCCCAATTTCACATACCCGCGGTTGATAGCAACCTGCCTCTGAAAAACAAATCCGGCGGCGGCCATCGTTTTCACTCCACGGCAGTTCATGGAGTTCGCGCCATTCTATGCTTAAACCGCCTAATTTCTCTTTCGTTCGCACTTCTCGCTAGCTCCACTACCCACTATTCGCCATTACCTCAgttcttcatttttccaaaacCTAGCTTGGCGCCCAGAACCCTAATTCCAGTGAATAAACCCTCTTCGTGCATAACGAAAATCTGCAAGGAATCATGGCTTAGCAAAAGTATATGGATTTATTCCTGTCTCTGGTAAGCTAATTGTGTTTTCCTTTGTTCTTTTTCGATTCAATTTTATACTTCTTCTAGTTAATAATCACTGATAACCCATTGTTGTTTCTCCTTCTTGTTCATCACTGTGAGAACGCACGAATTTCTCTCCTGGAAGTGCAAATTTCTGCAATTTAAGGTTACTCTGTCTCTTTCTCTACTATTAGGAATTTAGGGGTTTATTTGATATAAACTGTAAAGAGGAATTCATACTTATTACTTAATAATGTCTTGATTAAAAGACAATCTATCTTGAAACTAATAATAGGAAATTGTCTGATGAAGTAGTGCGCTTGAAGAAGTTCTTTATGTGATTTAATTTGTATGCAATCTGTGTAATTTCATTATTGGATTCATCATTGGGATCGGAGTTGCATATTTGATCATATGATCTGTTTAAATTAGTTCTCAATTGAGGTTTAAATTATGAAGTAAAATGAGCAACTAAGAGAAGAAAGGAGGGTGTGTTTGTTTATTTGTGAGCTAAGTAAAAATTCTACAGAGAACAATAATCAtgacaaataaaaaaacaaacaaaatctgAGATACAAAACACAAGAAGAAATAGACCCAAAACTGATTGCAGGTAGAATCTTACTACAATGGAATAATAAAACTCCAAAGAAACCACCACGCATGCATATCAGAGAggtatttgatttgtttgattaattgattaattgggtTTTGTAGGTCTTAAGCTGAAATAGTTATCCTCTCTAGTTTATATTCTTAGCAAAGGAAGCCAAATTGAGTCAAAACCAACTTTGGCACAGGTAataattattagtattttaaGATTTGTCTaattttgttgatgattattgataattaaagttaaaaaatggaTTATTTAGTTTACTATGAATGCTAGCCCTGTTTTCTGATGTATTCATACTTATATAGTCAAATAGCTACTGCCAAGTGCCAATACTAAAAGTATAGATTATATTATTCCTATTCCACCACTGAACACATGCAAGTACCCAATAAAATGCTATTTACTAATTCTCCTATCAATCAAGTAAATAGCTACTACCCCTTTGTGTTTGTCTCGTCTATATTTGGTAAAACTTTGGTAAAAATTTTTGTTGTAGTGCATCAAGACAGGATCTCTTCCATTCTCAACCTTTGAGGTTCTTACAGCTCATCTCTGGAAGGTAAGTTAGTTAAGTTTATTGCgtgctatttatttatctatttctttattgattattattaaagTTTAGCTAATAATGAGTTCTTTTAATGAAacattttcaaatatttaaaaaaaatattttgacaaagatCTGATTAGCTGATATGAATGTTTATTTGTTTCTTGACCTCTTTTGTTTGCTACTTATTCAAGGGAAGTAAGTGTGTGCACCCACCATTATAATTGTTGAATCTAATAAACACAATGACATAAACATGATTTGGCAAGTTTTTGAAAGTATTAGCACATGCAACAATAGGCAAGGGGTCCACTGTTCATGTAACAAGTGACAATTGATATTCTTTAGTTTATCCCTTCTCTAGTTCTGTAAATTAAATCTAAAAGAAAACATGAACAATTTAAACAAACTTGGCCtttaagataataatttatactACCATCAAGAGTTAAAAACTTGATAAATGGTAAAGACAAGAGATTCATGTCCATGGATGAAAAATGATTGCTTCTGTTTTTTATTGATGTCATAAAGCATACATGCATCTGCTGCTGTCTTCGACTGAAACCAAAAAGGTGTTATGGAAGATTTCAGGATTTAAACTAATTGACAACTAAAACAACCCAAGAGAAGGAATTGGAACTAAGTGCAAGATAAAGAATAAGTTAacctgatttttttattattactttacatgcttttctttGATTAGAAACAGAACACATGCACACACATTTAGAGGTCCAAAAGGCTTGAATCATTATATAGTTATTCGttagtttggtgtctctttatacatatatatgtGAGTCATTTAgcttttacaaatttttataaactaaaataGTTCATGATTACTCAGATAAGATGGATGAAATTAGTTCTTTGCATAAACTTAAAACAGCTGATTTCCTATCCACtacttctcttccatgtttggtgtTGTGCACTTTCTTAATTGAAATTTTACTATATGCTTCAATAATAGATCATATGATGCAGAGACTCCATGCAGAGAACAATAAGCATTAGTCTATTGAAGCATAGACCATTCAACTTTAAATAGCGAATTTGACTAAAACAATTAGTATTATGCTAACTGCGTAGTTTAATGGAGACATCCTCATCAAAGTTGGTTGGTGATGGGGATTACCCTGTTATTTTTTTTCCGATAAACTgatttaattagtaattttatcaagtgtttttaaagtatatattcgttaaattatttttaatttattattatatttgttagGGAAAAATTAAAGATTTAGCTAGAGAATActagaaataaaagagaaatagtattttttatttttaagattgattcacttattattttattagtattaaattGAAGATGAGTGGTAATTAATTGAAAAACAAAGATATCAAGGGCATTTCTCGGAagaaagaagtagatcaggaatTCAATAGTTGAAGCATGCTTTGGGCTACTTTGTGCAATAGGTTTGTGTCTATTTAAAATTCACACGTAGTGATATCATTGACATTTTTGTATACTTTTACATTAGGACTTTTCATGAATGAGAGCTCAATGAGTAAAATTACATCTTATATGGTTGACTAAGGACTCCAGACTAGTTTTGAATATAATTAGTACTTAATCAAAGGTAAATCCGAATGAGTACCTAACTTCTACACATGACAGATAGCCTGGTAATGGATCATAAAAATTAGTCAACTTGCATAAAAACTCTAgatcataaattaatttatataatcatTCATTAGTGTGCTCTCCGTGGTCTGCGATTATTTAGTTTCACTTGCTGTAAAAAACACTGGACGTGCATTTATTCTGATCATATTTCCATTCATTTGCTATAGAGATATTTATTTTGTTGTTAAGATGGTCTTGAAGTTATATTGTCTAGTTTTGAGTGCATAGCTAGCTAACTAATTATGAACTTTTTTTTGGATGGAATTGAAAGAATGGAGAATGTATAGTAAATAGTGATGATGCATTAACAGTTAAGTCTTAAGAGTAGTACCATCTCTCTCTTACTTTCTTTGTGAAACTGAAAATGCAACTGCATGTGAAACTGTTGCGTTTTATGTCTAAAATTGGTGCTAAGTAACAGAATATTTATTCCAACCCATAAGAGCAGTAAATGCATGCAATGATATccagtttttattattttaagagaGGGGGAGGGGGCAAGGGAAAACTATGATTTGAGCTGGTTTTTGGAATTGTATTTTTGAGGTGCGTTTGGCAGGATAACAAGCCAATCTCTTGTGGTTTTTGCCAACCTACATAGCTACTATCTTTCATCCATGTTAATTCATTTTTCTGATtctaattctaattcttattttattatttttctttctcagtGAAGGCTGTTTTGTTTGGAAGTAACATACCTACCTATTCCATTTTACTTATTTGCTGATTCTTTTTGAAAAACAAGTAAGTAACATCTCTTTTCCTATGGTTGGTAgattagtattttaaaaaaaatatatatttacatacTTGTTACTAAATAGTGCACATGGATTTAAACCAGAACAATACACTTTAAAGCTATGGAAGTTCTAGATAAATCGTGGATTAAGAGACCACGAAATTCTCTTGAGTATGCACAAGGTGTGTCGAGATTTATTGAGTTTGCTTTTGCACATCATTCTGCCGATGGAACAATCATATGTCCATGTAATGCATGTGCTTTTAAGAAGTGGCTAACAAGGGACGAGGTGTACGATCATTTGATTTGTACACAATTCCCAATAGGATATACATTTTGGTTTTATCATGGAGAGCGCTCGATAGGAGAAACTAGCAACGTCTCAAGTAGTATTTTTTCAGACTTACAACAAAATTGTATGGCCGATGAGCAGCATCCTATGGTCGAGGTTGATTCAATTCGAAACTTGATTAGTGAAGGTCTAGGAGTTGGTGGGAACATCAGAAATGGAACACCCGTCATAGCAAATGAAGTCATTGATGGTGGTGCTCAAAGATTGGATCCTAGTGAATCTCATGCAACTCTTGAAGCGAAAGGGTTTAGCGAGCTGCTTAAGGATGGAGAAGAGCCGTTATATGAAGGGTGTACGAGATACTCGAAGTTATCTTTTCTATTGAAGTTGTTCCATATTAAATCCCTTTGTGGTATGACCGACAAGTCCATGAAGATGATTTTAGAACTATTGAGTGACGCATTCGAATATGCAAGGATTCCAAGTTCTTTTTATGAGGCAAAAAAGATCATTTCTAAACTCAGTTTGGATTGCACGAAGATACATGCTTGCCCAAACAATTGTATGTTGTATTGGGGCGAAGATGAGAACAGGGAGACATGTAAGGTCTATAATAGGTCTAGATGGAAGACATATAAGAAAAAAGGTCCAGCTGAGGCATCGAGTATTATTGGTAACAAAAAGAAGAAGCATCCAGCAAAAGTTCTTCATTACTTTCCTTTAAAATCTCGATTGAAAAGATTGTTCTACTCGTCAAAGACTGCTGCTGATATGCGATGGCATGCTACAGCTGAGAATAAGGATAACACAATGAGACATCCAAAAGACTCTGAGGCCTGGAAAAAAGGTTTGATTTGGAGCACTCCAACTTTGCATCCGATCCACGAAATGTGCGTCTTGCATTAGCTACCGATGGCTTCAATCCACATGGAACTTTGAGTGCAAATCATAGTATTTGGCCTGTCATTCTCATTCCGTATAATACTCCTCCATGGACGTGTATGAAATCGACATCATTCATAATTTCAATGATAATtcctggcaagaaaatgccaggaAATAACATAGATGTTTATTTGCAACCTCTAATAAAAGAGTTAAAGGAGTTATGGGTTGAGGGTTGCGATGCATATGATGCTTTAACACAAGAAGTCTTTAAGTTGCACGCAGCTTTATTGTGGACAATTAGTGACTTTCCTGGGTTAGGGACTCTTTCTGGATGGAATACATACACAGGACTTGCTTGCCCGTCTTGCAACTTCGATAATATCCCTCATCGTCTCAATCACAGCAAAAAGTATTGTTTTATGGGTCATCGTCACTTTCTGGATCAGAGACACAAGTTTAGATTAAACACCGTTCAATTTAATGGAAGAGAAGAAACAAGGCTTCCACCAAGAACATTATCTGGCAATGAAATCCTTTCACAAGTTGAGAATATTAATGTCACCTTTGGCCGAAGAAAAGAAATAGGAAGAAGTGGTAAAAGATTACGCACTGGTGGAACTGTTGAAGGAGGTGGTACTCAACAATGGAAAAAGAAGAGCATTTTTTTTGAGTTGCCATATTGGAAGTCTAATTTGCTGCGACACAATCTCGATATGATGCATATTGAGAAAAATGTATGTGACAACGTGCTATATACTTTGTTAAATGATAGTTCGAAGTCAAAAGATCACATAAATGCTCGAAGAGACCTTCAAGAAATGGGTATCAAGCCTGATCTGTGGCTAAGGGAAAATGGAAAGTGTCCTCCGGCAATTTATACTCTGAACAATTTGGGTAAGAACAGATTCTTGACAACTTTGAAAAACGTCACTGTTCCCGATGGTTATGCAAGCAACATATCAAGGTGCATTGATCTAGAGTCTCTTAAGTTGAGTGGGATGCTAAAAAGTCATGATTTTCATATACTTATGGAGCAATTATTACCGTTAGCTATGCGAACAGGGCTGCCTGATGAGGTCTCTGCAGTGCTTATTGAGATGTGTTCATTCTTTAGACAATTATGTGGTAAAGCGTTAAGTGCCCCCTGTTTGGAAAAGTTACAAGATCAAATTGTCCTCACGTTATGCCACATGGAAATGTTATTCCCTCCTTCATTCTTCACAGTTATGGTTCACTTAATGGTGCACCTTGTAGAAGAAGCTAAACTTGGAGGCCCTGTCCATTATAGATGGATGTACCCTATTGAGAGGTAAAATTATTAGCTTAGATCGTTATTTATAACTTTGTTGGATAGTATTTAATCTTCATTCCTGGATAGGTATTTAGGACACTTGAAGTCATATGTATGTAACAAAGCACAACCAGAAGGATCCATAGCGCAAGGATACTTAATGGAAGAAATTCTTACATTTTGCAGTAGAATATTAATAGCAAAGTAATTCTTCCATGaagtagttgtagaattttatgaTTGAAGTGACTGAAGACCTTTATTATCAAAGTAACTCTTTATTTTAGGCTTTTAGCTTAGTT
Encoded here:
- the LOC112748174 gene encoding uncharacterized protein, which encodes MEVLDKSWIKRPRNSLEYAQGVSRFIEFAFAHHSADGTIICPCNACAFKKWLTRDEVYDHLICTQFPIGYTFWFYHGERSIGETSNVSSSIFSDLQQNCMADEQHPMVEVDSIRNLISEGLGVGGNIRNGTPVIANEVIDGGAQRLDPSESHATLEAKGFSELLKDGEEPLYEGCTRYSKLSFLLKLFHIKSLCGMTDKSMKMILELLSDAFEYARIPSSFYEAKKIISKLSLDCTKIHACPNNCMLYWGEDENRETCKVYNRSRWKTYKKKGPAEASSIIGNKKKKHPAKVLHYFPLKSRLKRLFYSSKTAADMRWHATAENKDNTMRHPKDSEAWKKGLIWSTPTLHPIHEMCVLH